A genomic region of Parus major isolate Abel chromosome 14, Parus_major1.1, whole genome shotgun sequence contains the following coding sequences:
- the KNOP1 gene encoding lysine-rich nucleolar protein 1: MIIKQKRKEFLEEPVQKKKKVKTIIKIEEDVQTVIKTGDNGHLKKKTKTRKKEDLKDEYLYKSQPKNSKKKKKKKKKKKKKKVGSELLRDPHLESFVNIKGHLDLQLQEESEEQVKILKKKNRNVQCHFSLENNESSDVDLSNHHRDSTNRSEFSFKKKRKSTALDLELGSEVTKKKKKHSFSLQDIQDSEKKQSAKVCKNTHKYFSQEVFMGENYGTGHAQNGGETCVRRKKKEKKKDKSEWFLPLRDNQDNVHRGPGSPIALSDFRKRKKCNSWEFTLTNREEEDKINNFGYIKERKKKRKRKDTSSSTCEEDKPDCSHSIPDRHLPAKQEVELEEEELSGKRHRKNFKGNNEVSKKKKKKMKKKEEETTYSEVYLNNGSASKSQKMQLESNKKNKESEVERAQCVTGDAVDGALCNSNPVLRDRKRKKLKKVPPQDFAEEPGSKADTKKMTESAWSESQDHLDGVIIVREKKGNCDEVSIDKVRRQALQEEIDRESGKITAFSSTVGQNTKLGQWSTATFKSSEEQTKFFRLMGGFKKGSVPTQNPSAIPNKPNMALNKEGEEKLQQALKMEFDKAMDLKQHRGIGLGFQPTANKKVYIDKYASRSIKFED; this comes from the exons atgataataaagcaaaagagaaaagaatttctgGAGGAGCCtgtacagaaaaagaaaaaggtgaagaCAATCATTAAAATTGAGGAAGATGTTCAAACTGTCATTAAAACTGGGGACAATGGCcatctcaagaaaaaaacaaagacaaggaaaaaggaggatTTAAAAGATGAGTATTTATACAAGTCGCAACCAAagaacagtaagaaaaagaagaagaagaagaagaagaagaagaagaagaaagttgGCTCTGAATTACTCAGAGACCCTCATTTAGAAAGCTTTGTGAATATAAAAGGTCATCTGGATTTACAACTTCAAGAAGAATCAGAGGAACAAGTTAAAATACTCAAAAAGAAGAATAGAAATGTCCAGTGTCATTTCTCCTTGGAGAATAATGAGAGTAGTGACGTGGACCTTTCAAATCATCACAGAGATTCTACTAATAGAAGtgaattctcttttaaaaaaaagaggaagagtaCTGCTTTGGATTTGGAGTTGGGTAGTGAggtaacaaagaaaaaaaagaaacacagtttttcaTTACAGGACATCCAGGACAGTGAAAAAAAGCAATCTGCCAAAGTTTGTAAAAACACCCACAAATACTTCTCACAAGAAGTTTTTATGGGTGAAAACTATGGCACAGGTCATGCCCAGAATGGTGGGGAGACTTGtgtgagaagaaagaagaaggagaaaaagaaagataagtCTGAGTGGTTTTTACCACTGAGAGATAATCAGGACAATGTACATCGAGGTCCTGGTAGCCCCATTGCATTAAGTGacttcagaaaaaggaagaaatgtaatTCCTGGGAATTTACATTGACaaacagagaggaagaggaCAAAATTAATAACTTTGGGTATAtcaaagagaggaagaagaagaggaagagaaaagataCTTCTTCCTCAACCTGTGAAGAAGATAAGCCAGACTGCAGTCACAGCATTCCTGATAGACATCTCCCAGCAAAGCAAGAAGTTGAGCTTGAGGAAGAAGAGCTGTCTGGAAAGAGACACAGGAAGAATTTCAAGGGTAATAATGAAGTcagtaagaagaaaaagaagaagatgaagaaaaaggaggaggaaacaaCATATTCAGAAGTTTATTTGAACAATGGCAGTGCCTCCAAAAGTCAAAAAATGCAActagaaagcaataaaaagaacaaagagagTGAAGTGGAGCGAGCTCAGTGTGTTACAGGGGATGCTGTAGATGGGGCATTATGCAATAGTAATCCTGTGCTGCgtgacagaaaaaggaaaaaactgaaaaaagtaCCACCACAGGACTTTGCTGAAGAACCAGGTTCAAAAGCAGATACAAAAAAGATGACAGAATCAGCATGGAGTGAGTCACAG gATCATCTAGATGGTGTAATTATTGTGcgggaaaagaaaggaaactgtGATGAAGTTAGCATAGACAAG GTGAGGCGGCAGGCCCTGCAAGAAGAAATCGATAGAGAATCTGGCAAAATCACGGCTTTCAGTTCCACAGTGGGACAG AATACGAAGCTTGGACAGTGGAGTACAGCTACTTTTAAAAGTTCTGAGGAACAAACCAAGTTTTTTAGACTGATGGGCGGCTTTAAAAAGGGTTCTGTGCCTACTCAAAATCCCTCAGCAAttccaaacaaaccaaacatgGCTCTGAAcaaggaaggggaggagaagtTACAGCAGGCTCTGAAGATGGAATTTGATAAAGCAATGGACTTGAAGCAACATAGAGGAATTGGTCTTGGATTTCAGCCTACTGCCAACAAAAAAGTATATATAGACAAATATGCATCTAGATCTATAAAATTTGAAGATTAA
- the IQCK gene encoding IQ domain-containing protein K has protein sequence MAADESRPSGTGFAAEHEAQFLDVPQSKQGSVPLERAKLQPLLMEQLFSDPATQYRVPTLGEAPSGDPPDPKKCSPREYLEFYIFPVLLPGLAALVEEAEKEKCFEGKRTKFIPSDFLTEWLYNKNPKRKDESFTELFSIPFVKDWLKDHPRPPTPLSLLISEEEASILIQSFWRGYRVRCDSEIQELRQWQKKLRQERHITEVVKKFWIKQEAKVGSKSEELD, from the exons ATGGCGGCGGATGAGTCGCGGCCGAGCGGCACCGGGTTCGCCGCAG agCATGAAGCTCAATTTTTAGATGTTCCTCAATCAAAACAAGGATCA GTGCCTTTGGAAAGAGCAAAGTTGCAGCCATTACTTATGGAACAACTTTTTTCTGACCCTGCAACCCAGTATCGGGTTCCCACACTTGGGGAAGCCCCCTCTGGAGACCCCCCTGATCCAAAAAAAT GTTCTCCTCGAGAATACTTGGAGTTTTACATATTCCCAGTGCTCTTACCCGGACTGGCTGCTCTTgtggaagaagcagagaaggagAAGTGCTTTGAG GGGAAAAGAACCAAATTTATTCCCTCTGATTTCCTAACTGAGTGGTTATACAA cAAGAATCCAAAGAGGAAAGATGAGTCATTCACAGAAttgttttccattccttttgTTAAGGACTGGCTAAAGGACCA tcctaGACCACCAACTCCTCTATCTCTGCTTATATCAGAAGAAGAAGCAAGCATACTAATTCAGTCCTTCTGGAGAGGTTATCGG GTTCGTTGTGATAGTGAAATACAAGAGCTACGTCAGTGGCAAAAGAAGCTGAGACAGGAGAGACACATTACTGAGGTAGTGAAAAAATTCTGGATTAAACAGGAAGCCAAAG